In Bradyrhizobium guangxiense, the following are encoded in one genomic region:
- the ilvD gene encoding dihydroxy-acid dehydratase, giving the protein MKKLRSRVTTDGLDRAPHRAFMRAMGLDDAAIAKPMVGVVSMKGEQTPCNMTHDFQVAAAKTGIDEAGGTPREFSTVSVSDGISMNHEGMKFSLFSRELIADSIEAVVHGLAYDALIGYGGCDKTLPGVMMGMVRCNVPSIFIYGGSSLPGRVDGRMLTVLDSYEAVGSFMTGEIDGVTLERIERACLPTIGACAGQFTANTMGMVSEAMGLTMPNVSMVPGVYAERAQISRRAGRLIMEMLERGGPLPRDIVTRKSLENGAAIVAATGGSTNAALHLPAIANEAGIAFTIGDVGEVFARTPLIGNLRPGGKYTAKDVYDIGGAAVVIRELIQSGHIEGSCITITGRTLAEEYGTANAPDGEVIYASRAPIMPDGGVAVLKGNLCPDGAVIKVAGLKSQFFEGVARVFEDEEACVKAVRDRTYKAGEVLVIRNEGPVGGPGMREMLGVTALIYGQGMGEKVALITDGRFSGATRGMCIGYVSPEAFVGGPLALVRDGDGIRIDAANRRMDVLLDEHELTARRRDWKQRPPRHRAGALAKYARLVGQAPGGAVTHEGPAEWPWFE; this is encoded by the coding sequence ATGAAGAAGCTACGATCACGAGTCACGACAGACGGCCTCGACCGGGCCCCGCACCGGGCCTTCATGCGTGCCATGGGGCTCGACGACGCTGCGATTGCCAAGCCGATGGTGGGCGTCGTCAGCATGAAGGGTGAGCAGACACCCTGCAACATGACCCACGACTTCCAGGTGGCGGCGGCCAAAACCGGGATTGACGAGGCCGGCGGCACGCCACGGGAGTTCTCGACCGTATCGGTGTCTGACGGCATCAGCATGAACCATGAGGGCATGAAGTTCTCGCTGTTTTCGCGTGAACTGATCGCCGACTCGATCGAGGCCGTTGTCCATGGCCTCGCCTACGACGCGTTGATCGGATACGGCGGATGCGACAAGACGCTTCCCGGCGTGATGATGGGCATGGTTCGCTGCAACGTGCCCTCCATCTTCATCTATGGCGGGAGTTCGCTGCCGGGCCGCGTTGACGGGCGTATGCTGACGGTGCTCGATTCCTATGAGGCTGTCGGCAGCTTCATGACCGGAGAGATCGACGGCGTCACGCTCGAGCGGATCGAGCGTGCCTGCCTGCCGACGATCGGCGCATGTGCGGGTCAGTTCACCGCGAACACCATGGGCATGGTCTCGGAAGCGATGGGCCTGACCATGCCCAACGTCTCGATGGTGCCCGGCGTCTATGCCGAACGTGCCCAGATCTCGCGACGCGCCGGCCGCCTGATCATGGAGATGCTGGAACGTGGCGGGCCGTTACCGCGCGACATCGTGACGCGGAAATCCCTGGAGAACGGCGCGGCGATTGTTGCGGCGACGGGAGGCTCGACCAACGCCGCGCTGCATCTGCCGGCGATCGCGAACGAGGCCGGCATTGCGTTCACGATCGGCGACGTCGGTGAGGTGTTTGCAAGGACGCCGTTGATTGGCAATCTGCGCCCCGGAGGCAAGTACACAGCGAAGGATGTTTATGACATCGGCGGCGCCGCCGTGGTGATCCGCGAGCTGATCCAGAGTGGGCATATCGAAGGCAGCTGCATCACCATCACCGGTCGTACGCTTGCTGAAGAATACGGCACGGCCAACGCGCCGGACGGTGAAGTGATCTACGCGTCTCGAGCACCGATCATGCCTGACGGTGGCGTGGCGGTGTTGAAGGGCAATCTCTGCCCCGACGGCGCCGTGATCAAGGTCGCAGGTTTGAAGAGTCAGTTCTTCGAAGGCGTGGCGCGCGTGTTCGAAGATGAGGAAGCCTGTGTCAAAGCGGTTCGGGATCGCACTTACAAGGCGGGCGAAGTTCTCGTGATCCGCAATGAGGGACCGGTCGGTGGTCCCGGCATGCGTGAGATGCTCGGCGTTACCGCGCTGATCTACGGGCAGGGCATGGGCGAAAAGGTGGCGCTGATCACCGATGGCCGGTTCTCCGGCGCCACCCGCGGCATGTGCATCGGTTACGTGTCTCCCGAAGCATTTGTCGGCGGTCCGCTGGCACTCGTTCGCGACGGTGACGGGATCCGGATCGATGCCGCCAATCGACGAATGGATGTCCTGCTTGACGAACATGAGCTGACCGCGCGGCGCCGCGATTGGAAGCAGCGTCCACCGCGTCACCGTGCAGGGGCGCTTGCAAAGTATGCCCGGCTGGTGGGGCAGGCGCCGGGCGGAGCCGTTACGCATGAAGGCCCCGCGGAATGGCCCTGGTTCGAATGA
- a CDS encoding ABC transporter substrate-binding protein: protein MRTVSKWILALGAAAAVSAGASSSWAQQTIRVGWTIPAEESKYWMMRRPAEFPSIGKTYNIEWTQFQGTAPMTQALAAGALDCATQAPLSLSNGVVGGNLKAYIVAQHVFEKPGGFSVYWAVKDDSPIKSIADLKGKTVGISVIGGGTQGPFNLLLKQNGVDPAKDIKLVEVGFAVSEDALRQGRVDAVNMNQPFAARAEAKGGTRKLFSLSEAMPNIVHILEACRADFVDKNPELVKAYVRDITSGMKKALANREETLKVVNEVLKAPIPVLETYLLKDNDFGRDPGAAPNFPAIQKMLDIYAETGMLPKLDVAQFKHPSIVAPLQ, encoded by the coding sequence ATGCGAACCGTTTCGAAATGGATCCTGGCTTTGGGGGCGGCAGCCGCCGTGAGCGCGGGGGCAAGCTCGTCATGGGCGCAGCAGACGATCCGCGTCGGCTGGACGATCCCTGCCGAGGAGTCCAAATACTGGATGATGCGTCGCCCAGCTGAATTTCCGAGCATCGGGAAGACCTACAACATCGAATGGACCCAATTCCAGGGCACCGCGCCGATGACGCAGGCCCTGGCAGCCGGCGCACTGGACTGCGCGACGCAGGCGCCGCTGTCGCTCTCCAACGGAGTGGTCGGCGGCAATCTCAAAGCCTACATCGTGGCGCAGCATGTGTTCGAGAAGCCTGGCGGCTTCTCGGTGTATTGGGCCGTCAAGGATGACTCGCCAATCAAGTCAATTGCCGATCTCAAGGGCAAGACGGTCGGCATTTCCGTGATCGGCGGTGGCACACAGGGCCCGTTCAATTTGCTTCTGAAGCAGAACGGTGTCGATCCGGCCAAGGATATCAAACTGGTCGAGGTCGGCTTTGCGGTCTCCGAGGATGCGCTGCGCCAGGGCCGCGTCGATGCCGTCAACATGAACCAGCCGTTTGCCGCCCGCGCGGAGGCCAAGGGTGGCACCAGGAAGCTGTTCTCCCTATCGGAGGCCATGCCGAACATCGTGCATATCCTGGAGGCCTGCCGCGCCGATTTCGTGGACAAGAACCCGGAGCTGGTCAAGGCCTATGTCCGCGATATCACGTCGGGCATGAAGAAGGCGCTGGCAAACCGCGAGGAGACGCTCAAGGTCGTCAATGAAGTGCTGAAGGCGCCTATCCCGGTGCTCGAGACCTATCTGCTCAAGGACAATGATTTCGGCCGTGATCCAGGCGCAGCGCCGAACTTCCCGGCGATCCAGAAGATGCTGGACATTTACGCGGAGACCGGAATGCTGCCGAAACTGGATGTCGCGCAGTTCAAACACCCGTCGATCGTCGCTCCGCTGCAGTAG
- a CDS encoding NAD(P)-dependent oxidoreductase encodes MADASKANPQSAERLGYLGLGLMGTPMSRRLLKAGYQVTVWNRSEGKVAPLVEAGASRSLTPRDLLASSDIAFMCVTDAAAVEEVIFGPDGLAAASGAGKLVVDFSSIHPDAARDLAKRLKDTNGAGWIDAPVSGGTKGAEEGTLAIMAGGEAEDIERVRPYVLAMARRFTHMGPIGAGQTTKLCNQVIVGCAMAVLAEATRLAVNAGIDANRLPEALAGGFADSIPLQLFVPRMAQGIHSPPLGHIATMLKDLDTVADVAQATSTPVPMASLAGQLFRLAKAARGAEADALEIYKLSAETP; translated from the coding sequence ATGGCTGATGCGAGCAAGGCAAACCCGCAAAGCGCCGAGAGGCTCGGTTATCTCGGCCTCGGGCTGATGGGAACGCCGATGAGCCGGCGGCTGCTCAAGGCTGGCTATCAGGTGACGGTCTGGAACCGTTCGGAGGGCAAGGTGGCTCCGCTTGTCGAGGCCGGCGCCAGCCGTTCGCTCACGCCCCGCGATCTCCTGGCGAGCTCCGATATCGCCTTCATGTGCGTGACGGATGCGGCGGCGGTCGAGGAGGTCATCTTCGGACCCGACGGCCTGGCAGCAGCATCCGGCGCAGGCAAGCTTGTCGTCGATTTCTCGTCGATCCATCCCGACGCTGCACGCGACCTCGCCAAGCGACTAAAGGACACGAATGGTGCCGGCTGGATCGATGCACCGGTGTCCGGTGGGACGAAGGGTGCCGAGGAAGGCACGCTTGCGATCATGGCAGGAGGAGAAGCAGAGGATATCGAGCGTGTCCGACCTTACGTGCTGGCCATGGCGCGCAGGTTCACCCACATGGGCCCGATCGGCGCCGGCCAGACCACAAAACTCTGCAATCAGGTGATCGTCGGTTGCGCGATGGCTGTGCTGGCCGAAGCCACGCGCCTCGCCGTCAACGCCGGAATTGATGCCAACCGCCTGCCCGAAGCGCTCGCCGGCGGCTTTGCGGATTCCATTCCGCTTCAGCTCTTCGTCCCGCGGATGGCGCAAGGCATTCACTCACCACCGCTGGGTCACATTGCCACGATGCTCAAGGATCTCGATACGGTTGCTGACGTCGCGCAGGCGACGTCAACGCCGGTGCCGATGGCCTCGCTCGCGGGACAATTATTCAGGCTGGCGAAGGCCGCACGCGGAGCTGAAGCGGACGCGCTGGAGATCTACAAGCTTTCAGCGGAAACGCCCTAG
- a CDS encoding flavin reductase family protein, whose amino-acid sequence MNDLPQRPAGPDPANELASDNSSIDPRDFRNALGTYATGVTIITAAAPDGKPYGLTCNSFASVSLNPPLVLWSLVVYSSSLTVFQNASHFTVNVLGASQQALASKFAKSSDDKFTGVDWAPGLGQAPVLAESVANFQCRSVNRYYGGDHVIFLGAVEAYTYNATEPLLFARGAFGRFLADHERKK is encoded by the coding sequence ATGAATGATCTGCCGCAGCGCCCAGCCGGTCCCGATCCAGCCAATGAACTCGCGAGCGACAATTCGTCGATCGATCCTCGCGACTTCCGCAACGCGCTCGGAACCTACGCAACCGGCGTGACGATCATCACGGCCGCAGCGCCTGACGGCAAGCCCTACGGCCTGACCTGCAATTCGTTCGCCTCCGTTTCGTTAAATCCGCCGCTGGTGCTGTGGAGCTTGGTCGTTTACTCGTCGAGCTTGACTGTCTTCCAGAACGCCAGCCATTTCACCGTCAACGTGCTTGGCGCTTCGCAGCAGGCGCTCGCGAGCAAATTCGCGAAGTCCTCGGATGACAAGTTCACCGGCGTTGATTGGGCGCCGGGCCTCGGCCAGGCGCCGGTGCTTGCTGAGAGCGTCGCCAATTTCCAATGCCGCTCGGTGAATCGCTATTATGGCGGCGACCACGTCATCTTTCTCGGCGCGGTCGAGGCCTATACCTACAACGCGACGGAGCCGCTGCTGTTCGCGCGGGGTGCGTTCGGTCGATTTCTCGCGGACCATGAGCGCAAAAAGTAG
- a CDS encoding acyl-CoA dehydrogenase family protein, which translates to MGQSTEPDAGERAYAAMIAKARALVPGLRERAVRTEELRHLPSETEKDLHDSGLFRMLQPARIGGAELDYVALVDCAELLGQADASVAWNLANLASHHWMLGMFEPKAQDLVWGRDADALIASSFIFPAGRATKVDGGYQLRGSWPFSSGVASCEWNMLASVVYSEDEADGIEYRIFLLPKGDYKVLDTWNVAGLRGTGSCDVEVRDAFVADHMTIAVGDLSGGPTPGSKVNPNPLYALPVFSLFPYVLSGVALGNAQACLDDYTEVARHRISTYNRAKLSDFQSTQIKIAEASAKIDAARLIMRSACLDAMEEARRGRIPDMATKTRYRRDGSFSVNLCTDAVSMLFAASGARGLFTTGALQRQFRDAHAINSHLAFNFDAAGTNYGRVVLGLPSENLTL; encoded by the coding sequence ATGGGTCAGTCCACGGAGCCGGACGCCGGCGAACGTGCCTATGCGGCAATGATCGCGAAGGCCCGGGCCCTCGTGCCGGGACTACGAGAGCGGGCGGTACGAACGGAGGAGCTGCGGCATCTCCCGTCGGAAACCGAGAAGGATCTCCACGACAGCGGCCTATTCCGAATGCTCCAGCCGGCGCGGATCGGCGGCGCCGAGCTGGACTATGTCGCTCTCGTTGACTGCGCCGAGCTGCTCGGACAAGCGGATGCGTCGGTGGCCTGGAATCTCGCGAATCTGGCGAGCCATCACTGGATGCTCGGCATGTTCGAGCCGAAGGCACAGGATCTGGTCTGGGGCCGTGATGCCGACGCGCTGATCGCCTCTTCGTTCATCTTTCCTGCCGGGCGCGCTACGAAAGTCGACGGCGGATACCAGCTGCGCGGCAGCTGGCCGTTCTCGTCTGGAGTTGCCTCCTGTGAATGGAACATGCTGGCAAGCGTGGTCTATTCCGAAGACGAGGCGGACGGCATCGAGTATCGGATCTTTCTGCTGCCCAAGGGCGATTACAAGGTGCTGGATACCTGGAATGTCGCGGGGTTGCGCGGAACCGGATCTTGCGACGTCGAGGTCAGGGATGCCTTCGTGGCTGACCACATGACGATCGCTGTTGGTGATCTCTCCGGCGGCCCGACGCCAGGAAGCAAGGTCAATCCAAATCCTCTATACGCGCTCCCCGTGTTCTCGCTGTTTCCCTACGTCCTCTCCGGTGTCGCGCTGGGGAATGCGCAGGCATGTCTCGACGACTATACGGAGGTCGCACGTCATCGTATTTCGACCTATAACCGCGCCAAGCTGAGTGATTTTCAAAGCACTCAGATCAAGATCGCGGAGGCCTCGGCGAAGATCGACGCCGCACGCCTGATCATGCGGTCGGCATGCCTCGATGCCATGGAAGAGGCGCGGCGCGGGCGCATTCCCGACATGGCGACCAAAACCCGATATCGGCGCGATGGATCGTTTTCAGTGAACTTGTGTACAGACGCGGTCTCGATGCTGTTTGCGGCGAGCGGCGCGCGCGGCCTGTTCACGACCGGCGCGTTGCAGCGGCAGTTCCGCGATGCCCACGCGATCAACTCGCATCTCGCGTTCAACTTCGATGCGGCCGGGACCAACTATGGACGCGTGGTACTGGGCCTGCCGTCCGAAAATCTCACGCTGTGA
- a CDS encoding CaiB/BaiF CoA transferase family protein, translating to MPNKPQLPERSSRATGGPTALDGLLVIDFTRVVAGPACTQTLADFGAHVIKIENPDGGDDTRAYEHAEIGGESAAYLSLNRNKQGIALDLSVPEAREIALDLIRKADVVVENFSSGVMKKFGLDYETVAPLNPRLVYCSISAYGRSGPFASRPGFDPITQAESGFMSLNGFADGPAVRTGPPIVDMATGMSACNAILLALLARDRLRRGQHVEVALFDIAMGMTGFFGMAYLINGENPGRFGNSPSGSPTVGVYEASDGPLYMACANDRLYRRLVVEVLNRPDLITDPQFATRKARSENKELLRAAIAEVFASDTLENWMAKMKLANIPVGYLRTVEEGFNAPEARERHRLNRIPHPTAEWVPNIEPPITMSLTGAVDPIAAPLLGEHTENVLRNLLGCDESRITELTQKGVFGAGKPSTS from the coding sequence ATGCCCAACAAGCCTCAATTGCCGGAACGTTCGTCGCGGGCGACGGGAGGGCCGACTGCGCTCGATGGTCTGCTGGTCATCGATTTCACGCGTGTCGTCGCCGGGCCGGCCTGCACGCAGACACTCGCCGACTTTGGCGCGCATGTCATCAAGATCGAGAATCCCGACGGCGGCGACGACACCCGCGCCTATGAGCACGCCGAAATCGGTGGCGAAAGCGCCGCCTATCTCAGCCTCAATCGCAACAAGCAAGGCATTGCGCTCGATCTTTCCGTCCCGGAAGCCCGCGAGATCGCGCTGGATCTGATCCGCAAGGCGGATGTGGTCGTGGAGAATTTCTCGAGCGGGGTCATGAAGAAGTTCGGACTCGACTATGAGACGGTGGCGCCCCTCAATCCACGGCTGGTCTATTGCTCGATCTCCGCCTACGGGCGCTCCGGACCGTTCGCCTCGCGCCCCGGCTTCGATCCCATCACGCAGGCGGAGAGCGGTTTTATGTCGCTCAACGGATTTGCCGACGGCCCGGCGGTTCGTACCGGCCCGCCCATAGTGGACATGGCGACGGGGATGTCTGCCTGCAACGCCATATTGTTGGCGCTGCTGGCGCGGGACCGGCTCCGCCGCGGGCAACATGTCGAAGTCGCGTTGTTCGACATCGCAATGGGCATGACCGGTTTCTTCGGCATGGCCTATCTCATCAACGGCGAAAACCCCGGCCGGTTCGGCAATTCGCCGAGCGGATCTCCCACCGTTGGCGTCTACGAGGCCTCCGACGGGCCGCTTTACATGGCTTGCGCCAACGATCGGCTCTATCGCCGGCTCGTGGTCGAGGTGCTGAACCGGCCGGATCTCATCACCGATCCGCAGTTTGCGACGCGCAAGGCCCGTTCCGAGAACAAGGAGCTCTTGCGCGCGGCCATTGCTGAAGTCTTTGCCAGCGATACGCTCGAGAACTGGATGGCGAAGATGAAGCTGGCCAATATTCCGGTCGGCTATCTCCGGACGGTCGAGGAGGGGTTCAACGCGCCCGAAGCCCGCGAGCGCCATCGGTTGAACCGGATTCCGCACCCGACAGCGGAATGGGTGCCCAACATCGAGCCGCCGATCACCATGAGCCTGACCGGCGCTGTCGATCCCATTGCGGCGCCGCTGTTGGGCGAGCATACCGAGAACGTCTTGCGCAATTTGCTCGGTTGTGACGAGAGTCGGATCACGGAATTGACCCAGAAGGGGGTCTTCGGCGCCGGCAAACCCTCGACGAGCTAG
- a CDS encoding GNAT family N-acetyltransferase — translation MYRIRIVDASDEDVADTLADLHQLTFFDAAAMPQFELGAWWLAYHGDDAVAFAGVVPSTHVRNSGYFSRVGVLRRHWGRGLQIRLMRAIEARGRRVGWDSVVSDTTDNPVSANNFIQAGYRLYEPEVPWAWSHTLYWRKWLR, via the coding sequence ATGTACAGAATTCGTATCGTCGATGCGTCTGACGAAGACGTCGCCGACACCTTGGCCGATCTGCACCAGCTGACGTTCTTCGATGCTGCGGCAATGCCCCAGTTCGAGCTTGGAGCGTGGTGGCTGGCCTATCACGGCGATGACGCGGTCGCCTTTGCCGGGGTTGTGCCATCGACGCATGTACGAAACAGCGGTTACTTCTCCAGGGTTGGTGTCTTGCGCCGGCATTGGGGGCGCGGGCTGCAAATCAGGCTGATGCGAGCGATCGAAGCGAGGGGGCGGCGCGTCGGATGGGACAGTGTCGTTTCGGATACGACGGACAATCCCGTGTCTGCCAATAACTTCATTCAGGCAGGTTATCGGCTCTATGAGCCCGAGGTACCTTGGGCCTGGTCGCATACACTTTACTGGAGAAAGTGGCTGCGCTGA